A stretch of DNA from Mycobacterium senriense:
GCGGTCAGCGCGGCGCGCGCCGTCTGGGGGGCCCCGTGGCCGTAGCCGTCGGCCTTGACCACGGCCATCACCTGCGCGCCGCCGGCCTGCTCGCACAGCAGCCGCACGTTGTGCTCAATCGCGCCCAAGTCGACCAGGGCCTCGGCGAGGACGCCCGGTGTCAGGGATATCGGCGTAACGGCCAAGGAAGTCGCGCTCCACTCGTCTGTCTGTCAGTTCGCAGCAGCCATTGTCCCAGAACCGGTCGGACACATTGCTCGCCGACGGTGGGCGGACCGCACCCGGCCCGGCACGCGCCGCCGCAATGGTCACAGCCGCCACATGCGCCCCGGCACCGGGTGGACGGGCATCACGCGCCTGCCCCCGCTGTGACGAACGCCCCGAAGCGGGCTCAGTGCGCGAAGTGCTCGGCGCGGTAGTGCCCGCCCGGCTTGAGCTTGTCCAGCGAGGCCAGCGCGCTGCGGGCGTCGTCGTGCAGCGCCCGAGCCAGGTCGGCGGACAGGCCCTCGCGCACCACGATGCGCAGCACCGAGATGTCGGTGGCGTTGTCGGGCATGGTGTAGGCCGGCACCTGCCAGCCGTAGCCGCGCAGCTCGTGGGAGACGTCGAACTCGGTGTAGCCGAGGCCGCGCTGCAGGCGGAAGGCGACCACCGGGATCGCCGAACCGTCGGAGATCAATTCGCAGTGGTCTCCAACGCGCAGCTGCTCACCCAGCCACCTCGCGGTCGACGACAAGGTCTGCATGACCTGCGTGTAACCCTCGCGGCCCAGCCGCAGGAAGTTGTAGTACTGGCCGACCACCTGGTTGCCGGGCCGGGAGAAGTTCAGCGTGAACGTCGGCATGTCGCCGCCCAGATAATTCACGTGGAACACCAGATCCTCGGGCAGGTACTCCTTGCTGCGCCACACGACGAACCCGACGCCGGGGTAGGTCAGCCCGTACTTGTGGCCGCTGACGTTGATCGAGACCACCCGGGGCAGCCGGAAGTCCCACTTGAGCTCGGGGTGCAGGAAGGGCACCACGAATCCCCCGCTGGCGGCGTCGACGTGCACCGGGACGTCCACCCCGCCGTCGGCGGCGAGTTTGTCCAGCGCCCCGCAGATCTGTGCGATGGGATCGAGCTCACCGGTGTAGGTGGTGCCCAGGATTGCCACCACGCCGATGGTGTCCTCGTCGACGGCGTCGAGGACCTGCTCGGGGGTGATGACATAGCGCCCCTCCTCCATGGGCAGGTAGCGCGGTTCGACGTCGAAGTAGCGGCAGAACTTCTCCCAGACGACCTGGACGTTCGAGCCCATCACCAGGTTCGGGGTACGCGTCTTCCAGTCTTTGCCGACCTTCTCGCGCCACCGCCATTTCATCGCCAGGCCGCCCAGCATCACCGCCTCGCTGGACCCGATGGTGGACACCCCGCACGCGCTGGACGGGTCGTCGTCGCGCAGATCGTCGGCGTGGAACAGGTCGGCCACCATGCACACGCAACGCTGCTCGATGGCCGCCGTCGCCGGGTACTCGTCCTTGTCGATCAGGTTCTTGTCGAACGTCTCGGCCATCAATTGCCCGGCCTGCGGGTCCATCCAGGTGGTGACGAAGGTGGCCAGGTTCAGCCGCGAACTTCCGTCGAGCATCAGCTC
This window harbors:
- a CDS encoding glutamate decarboxylase — encoded protein: MPHHPSLPAHSIAPAYTGRLFTAPVPALRMPDESMDPDAAYRFIHDELMLDGSSRLNLATFVTTWMDPQAGQLMAETFDKNLIDKDEYPATAAIEQRCVCMVADLFHADDLRDDDPSSACGVSTIGSSEAVMLGGLAMKWRWREKVGKDWKTRTPNLVMGSNVQVVWEKFCRYFDVEPRYLPMEEGRYVITPEQVLDAVDEDTIGVVAILGTTYTGELDPIAQICGALDKLAADGGVDVPVHVDAASGGFVVPFLHPELKWDFRLPRVVSINVSGHKYGLTYPGVGFVVWRSKEYLPEDLVFHVNYLGGDMPTFTLNFSRPGNQVVGQYYNFLRLGREGYTQVMQTLSSTARWLGEQLRVGDHCELISDGSAIPVVAFRLQRGLGYTEFDVSHELRGYGWQVPAYTMPDNATDISVLRIVVREGLSADLARALHDDARSALASLDKLKPGGHYRAEHFAH